From a region of the Listeria monocytogenes ATCC 19117 genome:
- a CDS encoding replication initiation and membrane attachment family protein: protein MTEFWMELQAVDSYQVKASGILTGADRKIITMLYQPLMGAECLALYQTLFTEVEENRLWSEAHSHVQLLNMLDISLKALFEARLKLEGLGLLKSYVKTENDQRFYIYEILPPLSPEKFFSDGLLNIYLYSKIGNAQFQRLRRFFADEAFDTATYSEITRSFQDVFEPFKGGSSAVTTETSQKLLDKVTPKEIEFDDASFDFNLFLSLLSPGMIAREKITKEVRQTILKLHGIYQVSEKDMPSYLYRALDANGEIDIVYLRKIVREGYTIEHGAPPKLQMKQETPVDKEPEESLNDEEALQVYLESITPFQLLVDISDGAVPAETDLRVVEEVMNQQNLPVPVMNVLIEYVLLRLDRKLSKNYMMTIAAHWKRKNVKTAKEAMDLAWQEHEKYKRLQEEPATPKTNNYNRNYQKTTRKEILPDWFDKEQVAPAENKMTDKEKQTLEEQVREIKERLNKR from the coding sequence TTGACGGAATTTTGGATGGAGCTTCAAGCGGTAGACAGCTATCAAGTAAAAGCAAGTGGAATCTTGACCGGCGCCGACAGAAAAATTATTACGATGTTATATCAACCGCTAATGGGGGCGGAATGTCTTGCTTTATATCAAACACTGTTCACAGAAGTCGAAGAAAACAGACTTTGGTCAGAAGCGCATTCGCACGTCCAACTTTTAAATATGCTTGATATTAGTTTGAAAGCGTTATTCGAGGCAAGGCTAAAATTAGAAGGCTTAGGTCTTTTAAAGAGTTATGTGAAGACCGAAAACGATCAACGCTTTTATATTTACGAAATCTTGCCACCGTTATCACCAGAAAAGTTTTTTTCGGATGGTCTATTAAATATTTATTTATATAGCAAAATTGGCAATGCGCAGTTTCAACGTTTGCGTCGTTTTTTCGCAGACGAGGCATTTGACACAGCTACATATAGCGAAATCACTCGTTCGTTTCAAGATGTTTTCGAACCGTTTAAAGGTGGTAGTAGTGCAGTTACGACTGAAACTAGTCAAAAGTTACTAGACAAAGTGACGCCAAAAGAAATTGAATTTGATGACGCGAGTTTTGACTTTAATTTGTTTTTGAGCTTGCTTTCACCGGGAATGATTGCTCGCGAAAAGATAACAAAAGAAGTACGCCAAACGATATTAAAACTTCACGGGATTTATCAAGTTTCTGAAAAAGATATGCCGAGTTATTTGTATCGTGCGCTTGATGCAAATGGTGAAATCGACATCGTTTATTTGCGTAAAATCGTTCGTGAAGGCTACACCATCGAACACGGTGCGCCGCCAAAACTGCAAATGAAGCAGGAAACGCCTGTCGATAAAGAACCAGAAGAATCGTTAAATGATGAAGAAGCGCTGCAAGTATATTTAGAAAGCATCACGCCTTTTCAACTTTTGGTAGACATTTCAGACGGGGCAGTTCCCGCTGAAACCGATTTGCGCGTTGTAGAAGAAGTCATGAACCAGCAAAATTTACCAGTTCCTGTGATGAATGTGCTGATTGAGTACGTGTTACTCCGGCTTGACCGGAAGCTTTCTAAAAATTACATGATGACGATCGCTGCTCACTGGAAACGAAAAAATGTAAAAACAGCAAAAGAAGCAATGGATCTAGCGTGGCAAGAGCACGAGAAATACAAACGACTTCAAGAAGAACCAGCCACACCAAAAACGAATAATTACAACCGAAATTATCAAAAAACAACGCGAAAAGAAATTTTGCCGGATTGGTTTGATAAGGAGCAAGTTGCTCCAGCCGAAAATAAAATGACAGATAAAGAAAAACAAACACTCGAAGAACAAGTTCGTGAAATTAAAGAACGACTAAATAAAAGGTAG
- the nrdR gene encoding transcriptional regulator NrdR gives MRCPTCQYNGTRVVDSRPADDGNSIRRRRECEKCGFRFTTFEKVEESPLIVVKKDGAREEFAREKVRRGLIRACEKRPVSAEQIEEIVNEVERELRNIGDSEIASDLIGEKVMNKLANLDEVAYVRFASVYRQFKDISVFVEELKDLMEKNKDR, from the coding sequence GTGAGATGTCCTACTTGTCAATATAATGGTACACGTGTTGTAGACTCAAGACCGGCAGATGATGGCAATTCCATCCGAAGACGGCGTGAATGTGAAAAATGCGGATTTCGTTTTACTACTTTTGAAAAGGTAGAAGAGAGTCCTTTAATAGTTGTGAAAAAAGATGGAGCAAGAGAAGAATTCGCTCGTGAAAAAGTGCGACGCGGCTTAATAAGAGCATGTGAAAAACGACCAGTTAGCGCTGAACAAATTGAAGAAATTGTCAATGAGGTAGAACGTGAACTGCGAAATATTGGAGACAGTGAAATCGCGTCTGACTTAATTGGTGAAAAAGTGATGAATAAATTAGCGAATCTCGATGAAGTAGCCTACGTGCGCTTCGCTTCGGTGTATCGCCAATTTAAAGATATTAGTGTGTTTGTCGAAGAGTTAAAAGATTTAATGGAAAAAAATAAAGATAGGTGA
- the coaE gene encoding dephospho-CoA kinase (Dephospho-CoA kinase (CoaE) performs the final step in coenzyme A biosynthesis.) codes for MGKTIGLTGSVATGKSTVSNMIQQAGIPLVDADIAARKVVERGTEGLKEIVAYFGEEILLADGTLNRAKLGEIIFKDKEKREKLNEITHPRVKDYMLEARERFFEAGEELVFFDIPLLFESHLESLVDKIVVVWTTPETELKRLMERNNLTKEDALRRIESQMGIDEKARKADFVIDNNESLEKTQKQVLTFIKRFVKNK; via the coding sequence ATGGGGAAAACGATTGGATTAACAGGAAGTGTAGCAACAGGGAAATCAACAGTGAGTAACATGATTCAGCAAGCGGGTATTCCATTAGTAGATGCAGATATTGCTGCTAGAAAAGTAGTGGAGCGTGGCACAGAAGGACTAAAAGAAATCGTTGCTTATTTTGGGGAAGAAATTTTACTTGCAGATGGCACATTAAATCGAGCTAAATTAGGAGAAATTATTTTTAAAGATAAGGAAAAGCGTGAAAAGTTAAATGAAATTACGCATCCACGTGTGAAAGACTATATGTTGGAAGCGCGCGAACGTTTTTTTGAAGCAGGAGAGGAGCTTGTCTTTTTCGATATTCCGCTTTTGTTTGAAAGTCATTTAGAATCGTTGGTGGATAAAATAGTTGTTGTTTGGACCACCCCTGAAACAGAGTTAAAACGCCTGATGGAGCGAAATAATCTAACAAAAGAAGATGCATTAAGAAGAATTGAAAGCCAAATGGGAATCGATGAAAAGGCGAGAAAAGCTGATTTTGTCATCGATAATAATGAATCACTTGAAAAGACACAAAAACAAGTTCTTACATTTATCAAGCGTTTTGTAAAGAACAAATAG
- the mutM gene encoding DNA-formamidopyrimidine glycosylase, with product MPEMPEVENVRATLQELVPGKKIDQVIVRVPKMIVSTPPDEFVHMLVGQEIEGVRRRGKFLLFDLTNCTILSHLRMEGKFRLMDEKEEVSKHTHIIFHFEDHTELRFLDVRKFGTMEVTNKYGEGETRSIKKLGPEPLTQAFTLTDFATGVKKTSRAIKTALLDQKLVAGVGNIYADEICFEAKVRPERAANSLSDKEIKRIFEATKSIMTEAVALGGSTVRTYVNSQGKLGQYQDKLKVYGKTDEPCVVCGTPIEKIKLNGRGTHFCPNCQK from the coding sequence ATGCCAGAAATGCCGGAAGTAGAAAATGTCCGCGCAACTTTACAAGAATTAGTCCCAGGTAAAAAAATAGATCAAGTAATTGTTCGTGTTCCAAAAATGATTGTATCAACACCACCCGATGAGTTTGTGCATATGCTTGTCGGGCAAGAAATAGAGGGTGTACGCCGTCGTGGTAAATTCTTACTTTTTGACTTAACCAACTGTACGATTTTATCGCATTTACGAATGGAAGGTAAATTTCGGTTAATGGATGAAAAGGAAGAGGTTAGCAAGCATACGCATATTATTTTTCATTTTGAAGATCACACGGAATTGCGTTTTTTAGATGTGCGAAAATTTGGCACGATGGAAGTAACAAATAAATACGGTGAGGGTGAAACGCGGTCGATTAAAAAGCTTGGCCCAGAACCGCTGACGCAAGCCTTTACATTAACGGATTTTGCGACTGGTGTAAAAAAAACAAGCCGCGCCATCAAAACGGCTTTACTTGATCAAAAGTTAGTAGCCGGAGTAGGAAATATTTATGCGGATGAAATTTGTTTTGAAGCAAAAGTGCGCCCGGAAAGAGCAGCTAACTCACTTTCAGACAAAGAAATCAAACGTATTTTTGAAGCGACGAAAAGTATTATGACTGAAGCTGTAGCACTTGGTGGCTCCACTGTCAGAACATATGTAAATTCGCAAGGGAAGCTTGGACAATATCAAGATAAATTAAAAGTATACGGCAAAACAGACGAACCGTGTGTTGTTTGTGGAACGCCAATTGAAAAAATTAAATTAAACGGACGCGGGACACATTTTTGCCCGAATTGCCAAAAATAG
- the polA gene encoding DNA polymerase I, which produces MNKLVLIDGNSIANRAFYALPLLNNDKGVYTNAVYGFAMMLMNVLEKEKPSHVLVAFDAGKTTFRHTTFKGYKGGRQKTPSELSEQFPFIRELLTAYDIPQYELANYEADDIIGTLTKKAEADGMEVAIITGDRDLTQLASEKTTVYITKKGIADMETNTPETLKEKYNLTPEQIIDMKGLMGDSSDNIPGIPGVGEKTALKLLHEFGGTVESVLEHAEEISGKKLKEKVLENKELAILSKELATINVDSPIECTVESTKYDGYQTEKVIPLLKEMNFTTLLKNIEGDTPEETKELKELSFEIVTELKEKHFGGKTALYVELENDNYHTANFIGLTVHSSQGTYFFTKETAESSEVFRKWVESDQTKVVYDAKKTMVAMNRIGLAISGITFDIMLASYLLNPSDSIDDFTSVAIRHDYTEVETDEAVYGKGAKRSTPEESIVAAHLARKAVAIADLEKRLVDDLEENEQLALMEDLELPLTFVLAEMEMQGVSVDTERLENMKVELAGRLKTLEESIHSLAGEEFNINSPKQLGVILFEKLGLPAVKKTKTGYSTAADVLESLSGKHAIIDEILLYRQLGKIQSTYIEGLLKVTDKETHKVHTRFNQTLTQTGRLSSVDPNLQNIPIRLEEGRKIRQVFVPSKPGWKMFSADYSQVELRVLAHISEDENLIYAFKHDYDIHTKTAMDVFHVEQDEVDSLMRRQAKAVNFGIVYGISDYGLSQNLGITRKEAKDFIDRYFVSYPAVKEYMQDIVRFAKEKGYVETILHRRRYIPEIVSRNFNVRGFAERTAMNTPIQGSAADIIKKAMILMSERLVSEKLEAKLLLQVHDELIFEAPEAEIAKLEEIVPDVMENAVELSVPLKVDSAFGDTWYDAK; this is translated from the coding sequence GTGAATAAATTAGTATTAATTGATGGAAATAGTATTGCGAATCGCGCCTTTTATGCTTTACCGCTTTTAAATAATGATAAAGGTGTTTACACAAATGCGGTGTATGGTTTCGCAATGATGTTGATGAATGTACTCGAAAAAGAAAAACCTAGCCATGTGCTCGTTGCATTTGATGCTGGAAAAACAACTTTCAGGCATACAACATTTAAAGGTTATAAAGGCGGACGTCAAAAAACCCCAAGTGAGTTATCTGAACAGTTTCCATTCATCCGAGAACTTTTAACGGCGTATGATATCCCGCAATATGAACTTGCCAATTACGAGGCAGATGATATTATCGGAACATTGACGAAAAAAGCAGAAGCAGATGGAATGGAAGTAGCAATCATTACCGGAGACCGCGACTTAACGCAATTAGCTTCTGAAAAAACAACGGTTTATATTACTAAAAAAGGCATAGCCGATATGGAAACCAACACACCAGAAACACTAAAAGAAAAATACAATCTGACTCCTGAACAAATCATTGATATGAAAGGCTTAATGGGTGATTCCTCCGATAATATTCCTGGTATTCCAGGCGTTGGTGAAAAAACTGCCTTAAAACTCTTACATGAATTTGGTGGAACGGTGGAAAGTGTGTTAGAGCATGCCGAGGAAATTTCCGGTAAAAAACTAAAAGAAAAAGTACTGGAAAATAAAGAATTAGCTATTTTAAGTAAAGAGTTAGCTACAATCAATGTGGATTCACCGATTGAATGCACGGTCGAAAGCACGAAATACGACGGCTATCAAACAGAAAAAGTTATCCCTTTATTAAAAGAAATGAATTTTACAACACTTTTGAAAAATATCGAGGGAGATACACCAGAAGAAACGAAAGAACTAAAAGAGTTGTCTTTTGAAATCGTAACAGAATTAAAAGAAAAACATTTTGGTGGGAAAACCGCGCTTTATGTGGAGCTAGAAAACGATAATTACCATACAGCTAATTTCATTGGATTAACAGTACATTCTAGCCAAGGGACGTATTTCTTTACAAAAGAAACAGCCGAAAGTAGTGAGGTATTCCGCAAATGGGTAGAAAGTGATCAAACAAAAGTAGTGTACGATGCGAAGAAAACAATGGTTGCAATGAACCGCATTGGTTTGGCCATTTCTGGTATCACCTTTGATATCATGTTAGCATCTTACTTGCTAAATCCATCTGATTCGATTGATGACTTTACAAGTGTTGCAATACGACATGATTACACAGAAGTAGAAACAGATGAAGCAGTCTACGGAAAAGGTGCTAAACGTAGCACTCCTGAAGAAAGCATTGTTGCGGCACACTTAGCTAGAAAAGCAGTGGCTATTGCTGACTTAGAGAAAAGACTAGTTGATGATTTAGAAGAAAATGAACAACTAGCTTTGATGGAAGACCTTGAGCTACCTCTAACTTTTGTATTAGCAGAAATGGAAATGCAAGGGGTTAGTGTAGATACAGAACGTCTAGAGAATATGAAAGTGGAGCTAGCGGGTAGACTGAAAACATTGGAAGAGTCGATCCATTCTCTAGCCGGCGAAGAATTCAATATTAATTCACCGAAACAACTAGGTGTGATTTTATTTGAAAAGCTTGGTCTCCCAGCTGTCAAGAAAACAAAAACAGGTTATTCAACGGCTGCCGATGTACTGGAAAGTTTATCTGGTAAACACGCGATTATTGATGAAATTTTGTTATATCGTCAACTTGGTAAAATTCAGTCCACTTATATCGAAGGGCTGCTTAAAGTGACAGATAAAGAAACACATAAAGTACACACACGTTTCAACCAAACATTAACGCAAACAGGACGCTTAAGTTCAGTTGATCCGAACTTGCAAAATATCCCTATTCGTTTAGAAGAAGGACGGAAAATTAGACAAGTTTTCGTACCGAGTAAACCAGGTTGGAAAATGTTTTCAGCCGATTATTCTCAAGTAGAGCTGAGAGTCTTAGCACATATTTCGGAAGATGAAAATTTAATTTATGCATTTAAGCACGATTATGATATTCATACGAAAACGGCGATGGACGTGTTTCATGTTGAGCAAGACGAAGTGGATTCATTAATGCGTCGTCAGGCTAAAGCGGTAAACTTTGGTATTGTATATGGAATTAGTGATTATGGGCTTTCGCAAAACCTTGGTATTACGCGTAAAGAAGCAAAAGACTTTATTGATCGTTATTTTGTGAGCTATCCAGCTGTGAAAGAATATATGCAAGATATCGTTCGTTTTGCGAAAGAAAAAGGCTATGTAGAGACCATTTTACATCGTCGTCGGTATATTCCAGAGATTGTCAGTCGTAATTTTAATGTTCGCGGATTTGCAGAAAGAACGGCGATGAACACGCCTATTCAAGGTAGTGCCGCTGATATTATCAAAAAAGCGATGATTCTGATGAGCGAGCGTTTAGTATCTGAAAAATTAGAAGCAAAATTATTACTACAAGTACACGATGAATTAATCTTCGAGGCGCCTGAAGCTGAAATCGCTAAATTAGAAGAAATTGTCCCAGATGTTATGGAAAATGCAGTAGAGCTTTCTGTACCGCTAAAAGTAGATAGCGCATTTGGTGACACTTGGTACGACGCGAAATAA
- the icd gene encoding NADP-dependent isocitrate dehydrogenase: MSQKIQVENGVLKTPNNPVIPFIEGDGTGPDIWAAAKRVLDAAVKKAYNGEKEIAWKEVLAGEKAFKQTGEWLPQATLDTIDEYLIAIKGPLTTPIGGGIRSLNVALRQELDLYVCLRPVRYFKGVPSPVKRPEDTDMVIFRENTEDIYAGIEFKEGSEESKKLIDFLKSEFGVDKIRFPETSGIGIKPISKEGTERLVRSAIEYAIKEGRKSLTLVHKGNIMKFTEGAFKNWGYDLCEREYGDKVFTWNEYDRIKEAEGTEVADAKQKEALAAGKILVKDSIADIFLQQILTRPAEFDVVATMNLNGDYISDALAAQVGGIGIAPGANINYLTGHAIFEATHGTAPKYAGLDKVNPSSVILSGTLLLEHIGWGEAAALINQSMEKTIAAKTVTYDFARLMDGATEVKCSEFADELIKNF; this comes from the coding sequence ATGAGTCAAAAAATTCAAGTAGAAAACGGTGTGCTCAAAACACCAAACAACCCAGTCATTCCTTTTATTGAAGGGGACGGAACTGGTCCAGACATCTGGGCAGCTGCAAAACGCGTTTTAGATGCCGCAGTAAAAAAAGCTTACAATGGCGAAAAAGAAATTGCTTGGAAAGAAGTATTAGCTGGTGAAAAAGCATTTAAACAAACAGGAGAATGGTTACCACAAGCGACTTTAGATACAATTGATGAATATTTGATTGCTATTAAAGGACCGCTTACTACTCCAATCGGTGGAGGCATTCGTTCGTTAAACGTTGCCCTGCGCCAAGAGTTAGATTTATATGTTTGTTTACGTCCAGTTCGTTATTTCAAAGGCGTTCCTTCACCGGTGAAACGTCCGGAAGACACAGATATGGTCATTTTCCGTGAGAATACAGAAGATATATATGCAGGGATTGAATTTAAAGAAGGCAGCGAAGAATCAAAAAAACTAATCGACTTCTTAAAATCTGAGTTTGGCGTTGACAAAATTCGTTTCCCGGAAACTTCTGGTATTGGTATTAAGCCAATTTCCAAAGAGGGAACAGAGCGTTTAGTGCGTTCGGCGATTGAATATGCAATTAAAGAAGGTCGTAAATCATTAACGCTTGTACACAAAGGGAATATCATGAAATTCACAGAAGGAGCTTTCAAAAATTGGGGCTATGACTTATGTGAACGCGAATATGGCGATAAAGTATTTACTTGGAATGAGTATGATCGCATTAAAGAAGCAGAAGGAACAGAAGTTGCTGATGCGAAACAAAAAGAAGCGCTTGCTGCTGGGAAAATTTTAGTCAAAGATTCGATTGCGGATATTTTCTTGCAACAAATCTTAACTCGCCCGGCTGAATTTGATGTAGTTGCTACAATGAACTTGAATGGAGATTACATTTCTGATGCACTTGCTGCTCAAGTAGGCGGAATCGGTATTGCTCCAGGAGCAAACATTAACTACTTAACTGGCCATGCAATTTTCGAAGCGACGCATGGTACTGCACCGAAATATGCAGGTCTTGATAAAGTGAATCCTTCATCAGTTATTTTATCTGGGACACTTCTTCTTGAACATATTGGTTGGGGTGAAGCGGCTGCATTAATTAATCAGTCAATGGAAAAAACAATCGCTGCGAAAACCGTAACTTATGATTTTGCTCGATTAATGGATGGTGCGACAGAAGTTAAATGTTCGGAATTTGCAGATGAATTAATAAAAAATTTCTAA
- the citZ gene encoding citrate synthase, with product MTLSKGLENVYVAETSISSIIDDMLTYVGYGIDDLMENNASFEEVIYLLWHLRLPNKDEFKKFKREIQENMAVSETIITSLRMQNHQKLHPMSVLRTTVSMLGVFDTEAELDDGEAVYRKGLRLQAKMPTIVAAFSRIRRGLDPIPPREDLNMAANFLYMITGEEADALSVEAMNKALVLHADHEFNASTFTARVCVATLSDVYSGVTAAIGALKGPLHGGANERVFDMLEEIDQAGDVRNYIQEKIDTKQKIMGFGHRVYRGGDPRAQHLREMSRKLTAEKGEEKWFDISLQVEESVWELKHLKPNVDFYSASVYHALGIDRDLFTLVFSVSRVSGWLAHIFEQYRDNRLIRPRAIYVGPENRSYLPVEERI from the coding sequence ATGACGTTATCTAAAGGCTTAGAAAATGTATATGTTGCTGAAACTTCCATTAGCTCTATCATTGATGATATGTTAACTTATGTTGGCTATGGTATTGACGATTTAATGGAAAATAACGCTTCTTTTGAAGAAGTGATTTACTTATTATGGCATTTACGTTTGCCGAATAAAGATGAATTTAAAAAATTTAAACGAGAAATCCAAGAAAATATGGCAGTGTCTGAAACAATCATTACGAGCTTAAGAATGCAAAATCACCAAAAATTACATCCGATGAGTGTTTTAAGAACTACAGTTTCTATGCTCGGTGTATTTGATACAGAAGCTGAATTAGACGACGGGGAAGCAGTTTACCGTAAAGGTTTGCGACTTCAAGCAAAAATGCCAACCATTGTTGCCGCTTTTTCCAGAATTCGTCGCGGACTCGATCCAATTCCACCGAGAGAAGATTTAAATATGGCAGCAAATTTCCTATATATGATTACAGGAGAAGAAGCAGATGCATTATCAGTAGAAGCAATGAATAAAGCGCTCGTACTGCACGCTGATCACGAATTTAATGCGTCTACTTTTACAGCGCGAGTTTGTGTGGCAACGCTTTCGGATGTTTATTCCGGCGTAACAGCTGCAATCGGTGCGCTGAAAGGCCCGCTTCATGGTGGTGCCAATGAACGCGTATTTGATATGTTAGAAGAAATTGACCAAGCTGGTGATGTGCGTAATTACATTCAAGAAAAAATTGATACGAAGCAAAAGATTATGGGATTTGGTCACCGTGTTTATCGCGGCGGAGATCCTCGTGCGCAACATTTGCGTGAAATGTCCAGAAAGTTAACTGCTGAAAAAGGCGAAGAGAAATGGTTTGATATTTCGCTGCAAGTAGAAGAATCTGTTTGGGAATTGAAACACTTAAAACCGAATGTCGATTTCTATTCAGCCTCCGTTTATCATGCGCTTGGTATTGACCGCGACTTGTTTACGCTTGTGTTTTCTGTAAGTCGTGTATCTGGTTGGTTAGCACACATTTTCGAGCAATACCGTGATAATCGTCTTATTCGTCCGCGTGCAATTTACGTTGGACCTGAAAATAGAAGTTATTTACCTGTAGAAGAACGAATTTAA
- a CDS encoding DUF441 domain-containing protein, with product MFTESMLFLLLFLLLGLIAKNNSLIIAVAVVILLKLFHVDGKAMEMIQAKGINWGVTIITVAILIPIATGQIGFKDLIDSFKSAAGWIGLGAGIAVSILAKKGVGYMAVDPQVTVSLVFGTILAVVLFRGIAAGPVIAAGIAYMAMQLVAFIK from the coding sequence ATGTTTACGGAAAGTATGTTGTTTTTACTTCTTTTTTTACTTCTCGGACTTATAGCAAAAAATAATTCGCTTATCATTGCTGTAGCTGTCGTTATTTTGTTGAAGTTATTTCACGTCGATGGCAAAGCAATGGAAATGATTCAAGCAAAAGGGATAAATTGGGGTGTAACGATTATTACGGTTGCTATCTTAATTCCAATCGCAACTGGTCAAATCGGTTTTAAAGATTTAATTGATTCTTTCAAATCGGCAGCTGGCTGGATTGGCCTTGGTGCAGGAATTGCCGTTTCTATCTTAGCGAAAAAAGGTGTAGGCTATATGGCCGTTGATCCACAAGTGACTGTCTCACTAGTATTCGGGACCATTTTAGCAGTGGTGCTTTTTAGAGGGATTGCTGCTGGACCAGTAATTGCAGCTGGTATTGCGTACATGGCAATGCAGTTAGTTGCATTCATAAAATAA
- a CDS encoding FxsA family protein, whose translation MRKFILYWALYGLIELIMYVWLFQVIGFWPLLFIQAASSAFGVFIFKRLGGNLFRNLRDGRTVAPYLLDSLCFFIAGFLLIIPGVITTILGLLIFIPFSRKLLKPKLTKWLGNQKKHTQYYYFDM comes from the coding sequence ATGAGAAAATTTATTCTTTATTGGGCTTTATATGGCTTAATAGAATTGATTATGTACGTTTGGTTATTCCAAGTAATTGGCTTTTGGCCACTTCTTTTTATTCAGGCAGCTTCAAGTGCCTTTGGTGTTTTTATTTTCAAACGGCTTGGTGGCAACCTTTTCCGAAATTTACGAGATGGCCGCACTGTAGCCCCGTATTTGTTGGATAGTCTGTGCTTTTTTATCGCCGGGTTTTTATTAATTATTCCAGGTGTTATAACAACTATACTTGGACTACTCATTTTTATTCCATTTTCCCGCAAACTATTAAAACCAAAATTAACAAAATGGCTTGGAAATCAAAAGAAACATACGCAATATTATTATTTTGATATGTAA